The sequence ATCTCCCACAACCCTTTTTATTTTGCCGATACTCCCTTTATTCTTTCCAGATAAAACCATAACTATATCATTTAACTTAATACGTCTCATATAATTTTTTTCCTATTTTATAGTACTTCAGGAGCTAAAGAAATTATTTTCATAAATCTATATCTTAATTCTCTTGTTACTGGACCAAAAATTCTAGTACCAAACGGTTCATTTTGATTATTCAATAAAACAACTGAATTTTCATCAAAACGAATTACAGACCCATCATCTCTGCTTATTCCTTTTTTCGTTCTAACAATTACAGCACCCATTACATCACCTCTTTTTACTTTACCATTTGAAATTACATCTTTTACACTTATCTTAATAAGATCCCCAATATTAGCATATCTTTTTCTTGTTCCTCCAAGAACTCTAATACACATCACTTTA comes from Candidatus Legionella polyplacis and encodes:
- the rplN gene encoding 50S ribosomal protein L14 yields the protein MIQVQTILNVADNSGARKVMCIRVLGGTRKRYANIGDLIKISVKDVISNGKVKRGDVMGAVIVRTKKGISRDDGSVIRFDENSVVLLNNQNEPFGTRIFGPVTRELRYRFMKIISLAPEVL